In Argonema galeatum A003/A1, the following proteins share a genomic window:
- a CDS encoding type II toxin-antitoxin system RelE family toxin, with protein MSYAVLIPKPVQKQLDDLPEDVRSRIIEKILSLAEQPRPLGVKKLKGFEKEYRVRVGEYRIRYEIDDETSIVVVLHCKHRRDIYRK; from the coding sequence ATGAGTTATGCTGTTCTTATCCCCAAACCTGTTCAAAAGCAACTGGATGATTTACCAGAGGATGTGCGTAGTCGAATTATAGAGAAAATCCTGTCACTTGCGGAACAGCCTCGTCCACTAGGAGTGAAAAAACTGAAAGGGTTTGAAAAAGAATACCGCGTAAGAGTTGGTGAATACCGAATCCGTTATGAAATTGATGACGAAACATCAATTGTCGTAGTTCTCCACTGCAAGCATCGCAGGGACATTTATCGGAAATAA
- a CDS encoding type II toxin-antitoxin system Phd/YefM family antitoxin encodes MKNELSQKNISDFKGRRGLMRKVDLKEAESLLAELIEEAAEGEDVIITRSDGVSFKIVVIPKEEPRPKFGSAKGLVEMSDDFDEPLEDFEAYAP; translated from the coding sequence TTGAAAAATGAACTATCTCAAAAAAATATATCAGACTTCAAAGGAAGGAGAGGACTCATGCGTAAGGTTGATTTAAAAGAAGCAGAAAGTCTGCTGGCGGAACTCATCGAAGAAGCCGCAGAAGGTGAAGATGTTATCATTACTCGAAGTGATGGAGTTTCTTTTAAGATTGTAGTCATCCCGAAAGAAGAACCACGCCCAAAATTTGGGAGTGCGAAAGGTTTAGTTGAGATGTCGGATGATTTTGACGAGCCCTTGGAAGATTTCGAGGCTTATGCACCATGA
- a CDS encoding type II toxin-antitoxin system VapC family toxin, with the protein MNLLLDTHTFLWFIGGSLNLSDTARNLIETKSNQRFMSIASLWEMSIKVSIGKLKLAMPFTELVRREVNDNAIEIIGILPEHLDALAKLTFHHKDPFDRLIIAQSLVESMPIVTRDTAFFNYPIKVLW; encoded by the coding sequence ATGAATCTACTGCTCGACACCCATACTTTCCTTTGGTTTATTGGAGGCAGTTTGAACCTCAGTGACACAGCACGAAACCTCATTGAAACTAAAAGTAACCAACGATTTATGAGTATTGCAAGTCTTTGGGAAATGTCTATCAAAGTCAGCATAGGAAAACTAAAGTTAGCTATGCCTTTTACAGAGTTGGTGAGAAGAGAAGTTAATGACAACGCCATAGAAATAATTGGGATATTACCAGAACATTTAGATGCGTTAGCCAAATTAACATTTCATCACAAAGACCCCTTTGATAGACTCATTATCGCGCAAAGTTTAGTGGAGAGTATGCCTATAGTTACCAGAGATACAGCATTTTTCAATTATCCTATAAAGGTACTTTGGTAG
- a CDS encoding type II toxin-antitoxin system RelE family toxin produces the protein MSYAVLIAKPVQKQLDDLPEDVCSRIIEKILSLAEEPRPLGVKKLKGFENEYRVRVGEYRIRYEINDETSTVVVLHCKHRKDIYRK, from the coding sequence ATGAGTTATGCTGTTCTCATTGCCAAACCTGTTCAAAAGCAATTGGATGATTTACCAGAGGATGTCTGTAGTCGAATTATAGAGAAAATCCTATCACTTGCGGAAGAGCCGCGACCTCTAGGAGTGAAAAAGTTGAAAGGGTTTGAAAACGAATACCGAGTAAGAGTTGGTGAATACCGAATCCGTTATGAAATTAATGACGAAACATCAACTGTCGTAGTTCTCCATTGCAAGCATCGCAAGGACATTTATCGGAAATAG